The Nocardioides sp. S-1144 genome includes a region encoding these proteins:
- the ctaE gene encoding aa3-type cytochrome oxidase subunit III, protein MATTATIPASRLHGHHDRPSMVAVGTIIWLSSELMFFAALFASYFTIRSVSGPLWAENTEALNVPFASANTTILVLSSLTCQLGVFAAERGQVGRSGSLLKISGWGLREWFVLTYVMGAIFIGGQALEYAELIHEGITIPDSAYGTMFYLTTGFHGIHVTGGLIAFLLVLGRTYLARKFTHEQAVSAIVVSYYWHFVDVVWIGLFATIYLIK, encoded by the coding sequence GTGGCGACCACAGCAACCATCCCCGCATCCCGGCTGCACGGGCATCACGACCGCCCGTCCATGGTCGCGGTCGGCACGATCATCTGGCTCTCGAGCGAGCTGATGTTCTTCGCGGCCCTGTTCGCGTCGTACTTCACGATCCGCTCGGTGAGCGGCCCGTTGTGGGCCGAGAACACCGAGGCGCTCAACGTGCCGTTCGCCTCGGCGAACACCACGATCCTGGTGCTCTCCTCGCTCACCTGCCAGCTCGGCGTCTTCGCCGCCGAGCGCGGCCAGGTCGGGCGCTCCGGCTCGCTGCTCAAGATCAGCGGCTGGGGCCTGCGCGAGTGGTTCGTGCTCACCTACGTGATGGGCGCGATCTTCATCGGCGGACAGGCACTGGAGTACGCCGAGCTGATCCACGAGGGCATCACCATCCCGGACTCCGCGTACGGGACGATGTTCTACCTCACCACCGGGTTCCACGGGATCCACGTGACCGGCGGGTTGATTGCCTTCCTGCTGGTGCTGGGCCGCACCTACCTGGCCCGCAAGTTCACCCATGAGCAAGCCGTCAGCGCCATCGTGGTGTCGTACTACTGGCACTTCGTCGACGTGGTCTGGATCGGGCTCTTCGCCACGATCTACCTCATCAAGTAG
- the trpD gene encoding anthranilate phosphoribosyltransferase has translation MTWPDLLTDLVAGRDLSAEQTGWAMGEILAGEATPAQVAGFAVALRAKGETSEELAGLADAMYARRVPISVEGRLLDVVGTGGDRSMSVNISTMAAIVAAGAGATVVKHGNRSASSLSGSADVLEALGIRLDLPPDRVAAVAAEAGITFCFAAAFNPAMRHTAAPRRELGIATTFNYLGPLANPARPAASAIGCADLRMAPVMAGVFARRGADAWVVRGDDGLDELTTTTTSQVWVVTGGEVTTATVDPAAHGLAPATTADLRGGDAAHNAEVVRRLLAGDPGPVRDAVVLNAGAALAVHEASGAAVDDALAAGMVRAAAAIDTGAARATLERWVAAAS, from the coding sequence GTGACCTGGCCCGACCTGCTCACCGACCTCGTCGCCGGCCGCGACCTGTCGGCCGAGCAGACCGGGTGGGCGATGGGGGAGATCCTCGCCGGTGAGGCGACGCCGGCCCAGGTGGCCGGCTTCGCCGTCGCGCTGCGCGCCAAGGGCGAGACGAGCGAGGAGCTCGCCGGGCTGGCCGACGCCATGTACGCGCGCCGGGTCCCGATCTCGGTCGAGGGCCGCCTGCTCGACGTCGTCGGCACCGGCGGTGACCGCTCGATGTCGGTCAACATCTCCACGATGGCCGCGATCGTCGCCGCGGGCGCCGGCGCGACGGTCGTCAAGCACGGCAACCGGTCGGCGTCCTCGCTGTCGGGCAGCGCCGACGTGCTGGAGGCGCTCGGCATCCGGCTCGACCTGCCCCCCGACCGCGTGGCCGCGGTCGCCGCGGAGGCCGGCATCACGTTCTGCTTCGCGGCCGCGTTCAACCCGGCGATGCGGCACACCGCCGCGCCGCGCCGCGAGCTCGGCATCGCCACGACGTTCAACTACCTCGGCCCGCTGGCCAACCCGGCCCGCCCGGCCGCCTCGGCGATCGGCTGCGCCGACCTGCGGATGGCGCCGGTGATGGCCGGCGTCTTCGCGCGCCGTGGCGCCGACGCGTGGGTGGTGCGCGGCGACGACGGCCTCGACGAGCTCACCACCACCACGACGTCCCAGGTCTGGGTGGTCACCGGAGGTGAGGTCACCACCGCGACCGTCGACCCGGCCGCCCACGGTCTCGCCCCGGCCACGACCGCCGACCTGCGCGGCGGCGACGCCGCCCACAACGCGGAGGTCGTGCGCCGCCTCCTGGCCGGCGACCCCGGCCCGGTGCGCGACGCCGTCGTCCTCAACGCCGGCGCCGCGCTGGCCGTGCACGAGGCGTCGGGTGCCGCGGTCGACGACGCGCTGGCCGCCGGCATGGTGCGCGCCGCCGCCGCGATCGACACCGGCGCCGCCCGGGCGACCCTCGAGCGCTGGGTGGCCGCGGCGTCCTGA
- a CDS encoding cytochrome c oxidase assembly protein, translating into MWETSSVAGLSAVLNASEVLPRFTLGTLFTEWSLAPLPLVVTVWAGGLYLLGVTTLRRRGDRWPVGRTIAFVGIGLGAFYVATSSGLGAYDTTLLSVHMVQHMVLSMVVPLALALGAPVTLALRTLPAAPRRWLLVVLHSRVAKVLSFPPLTFTLYVVSPWALYFSGWYRASLESVWVHEMMHVHLVLVGALFFWPLMGLDPVPGRVGYPFRVLLTVLTLPFHAFLGVTIMGQSSLIGGDWYPRLASGPMGSWLPDPYADQELAGGILWGSGDLIGLSFFGVLFVQWVRSSMQEAKREDRRLDLVEARERASAARSAAGEHPD; encoded by the coding sequence GTGTGGGAAACGTCGTCCGTGGCCGGACTCAGCGCCGTGCTGAACGCCTCCGAGGTGCTGCCCCGGTTCACCCTGGGCACGCTCTTCACCGAGTGGTCGCTGGCGCCGCTGCCGCTCGTCGTCACCGTCTGGGCCGGTGGTCTGTACCTGCTCGGGGTGACCACGCTGCGCCGGCGGGGCGACCGCTGGCCGGTGGGGCGCACGATCGCGTTCGTGGGCATCGGGCTCGGTGCGTTCTACGTCGCGACCTCGTCCGGGCTGGGGGCCTACGACACCACCCTGCTCAGCGTGCACATGGTCCAGCACATGGTGCTGTCGATGGTGGTGCCGCTGGCGCTGGCCCTCGGGGCCCCGGTGACACTCGCGCTGCGCACGCTCCCGGCCGCCCCACGGCGCTGGCTGCTCGTCGTGCTGCACTCGCGGGTCGCCAAGGTGCTGTCGTTCCCGCCGCTGACCTTCACCCTCTACGTCGTCTCCCCGTGGGCGCTGTACTTCTCCGGGTGGTACCGGGCGTCACTGGAGTCGGTGTGGGTGCACGAGATGATGCACGTCCACCTGGTGCTCGTGGGGGCGCTGTTCTTCTGGCCGCTGATGGGCCTCGACCCGGTCCCGGGCCGGGTCGGCTACCCGTTCCGGGTGCTGCTGACGGTGCTGACGCTGCCGTTCCACGCGTTCCTCGGGGTGACGATCATGGGGCAGTCCTCCCTGATCGGCGGCGACTGGTACCCGCGCCTGGCCTCCGGCCCGATGGGGTCCTGGCTGCCCGACCCGTACGCCGACCAGGAGCTCGCCGGCGGGATCCTGTGGGGCTCGGGCGACCTCATCGGGCTGTCCTTCTTCGGCGTGCTGTTCGTGCAGTGGGTGCGCTCCTCGATGCAGGAGGCCAAGCGCGAGGACCGCAGGCTCGACCTGGTCGAGGCCCGCGAGCGAGCCTCCGCCGCGCGCTCGGCGGCCGGGGAGCACCCCGACTGA
- a CDS encoding C40 family peptidase, protein MTNPRRVRLSAMVSGLALVATAGLVTSSPAQAEPDIDDVQSRVDTLFHEAEQAQERYHDAKIELDELQDDLDSLKADQRAAQTSLDGVRTDARESILRQYTGGGDDLGAVTEVVTAGDAGAFLDRLSTMSSYQDLQDGVFDDYATGLEALDIRRDAVQKRVDQVAEIEADLAADKEVVDDKLADAEALLDRLKEEEREAILSRGSDRVPSDVPVSGRATAAVNYAMAQVGDSYVYGAAGPSAFDCSGLTMMAWAQAGVGLPHSSSAQYSSGAKVAVSDLQAGDLVFYYSPISHVGMYIGNGMIVHAANPGAGVKISPLNEMPYVGAVRPG, encoded by the coding sequence GTGACCAACCCCCGCCGGGTGCGCCTCAGCGCCATGGTCTCCGGACTCGCGCTCGTCGCGACCGCCGGCCTCGTCACCAGCTCGCCCGCCCAGGCCGAGCCCGACATCGACGACGTGCAGTCGCGCGTCGACACCCTCTTCCACGAGGCCGAGCAGGCCCAGGAGAGGTACCACGACGCCAAGATCGAGCTCGACGAGCTCCAGGACGACCTCGACTCGCTCAAGGCCGACCAGCGCGCCGCGCAGACGTCGCTCGACGGCGTCCGCACCGACGCCCGCGAGAGCATCCTGCGCCAGTACACCGGGGGCGGCGACGACCTCGGTGCCGTGACCGAGGTCGTGACCGCCGGCGACGCCGGCGCCTTCCTCGACCGGCTCTCGACGATGTCGTCCTACCAGGACCTCCAGGACGGCGTGTTCGACGACTACGCCACCGGCCTCGAGGCGCTCGACATCCGCCGCGACGCCGTGCAGAAGCGCGTCGACCAGGTCGCCGAGATCGAGGCCGACCTGGCCGCCGACAAGGAGGTCGTCGACGACAAGCTCGCCGACGCCGAGGCGCTCCTCGACCGCCTCAAGGAGGAGGAGCGCGAGGCGATCCTCTCCCGCGGCAGCGACCGCGTCCCCTCCGACGTCCCGGTCTCCGGCCGCGCCACCGCCGCCGTGAACTACGCGATGGCCCAGGTCGGCGACTCCTACGTCTACGGCGCCGCGGGCCCCAGCGCCTTCGACTGCTCCGGCCTGACCATGATGGCCTGGGCCCAGGCCGGCGTCGGCCTGCCGCACTCCTCGAGCGCTCAGTACTCCTCCGGCGCGAAGGTCGCGGTGTCCGACCTGCAGGCGGGCGACCTGGTCTTCTACTACAGCCCGATCAGCCACGTCGGCATGTACATCGGCAACGGCATGATCGTCCACGCCGCCAACCCCGGCGCGGGCGTCAAGATCTCCCCGCTCAACGAGATGCCCTACGTCGGCGCGGTCCGGCCCGGCTGA
- a CDS encoding Lrp/AsnC family transcriptional regulator has product MITAIVFVKAEVDRIPEVAEAIASLEGVTEVYSVTGQIDLIVMVRVRHHDDVAAVVADRVNKVSGVRETETHIAFRAYSRHDLESAFSLGLD; this is encoded by the coding sequence GTGATCACCGCCATCGTGTTCGTGAAGGCCGAGGTCGACCGGATCCCGGAGGTCGCCGAGGCGATCGCCTCCCTCGAGGGGGTCACCGAGGTGTACTCGGTGACGGGTCAGATCGACCTCATCGTGATGGTGCGGGTGCGCCACCACGACGACGTCGCCGCGGTCGTCGCCGACCGGGTCAACAAGGTCTCCGGCGTCCGGGAGACCGAGACCCACATCGCGTTCCGCGCCTACTCCCGCCACGACCTCGAGTCGGCGTTCTCCCTCGGGCTGGACTGA
- a CDS encoding DEDD exonuclease domain-containing protein → MSTTMPTPTGRADPRWEAQRSFDELGRSLAGITFCVVDLETTGGSAQAGSRITEVGAVKVRGGEVLGEFQTLVNPHTEIPAFIAVLTGISNSMVSDAPPIESVLPAFLEFAAGCVLVAHNAPFDVGFLKHFAAEQGRPWPAFEVVDTAVLARRVITREDAPNCKLSSLAKAFRSTTTPNHRALSDARATVDVLHGLMERVGALGVQTLEELQTFSSRVTSSQRRKRHLADGLPHSPGVYLFKDDADRILYVGTSRDVRTRVRSYFTASETRSRMGEMVRLASHVTAIECATPLEAEVRELRLIAQHKPSYNRRSRHPEKVTFVKLTREPWPRLSLVTRVLDDEADYLGPFGSRGAAERCLAALHDTFPVRQCSGRLARRPSRTACVLAEMGRCLSPCDGSVDEHTYAAVVRRLRETLLQRPDDVVEAVNAKMAALAAEERFEEAGVHRDRLAAFVRAAARTQRLTSLTHCPQVVATRREDDGRWAVHVVRYGRLAAAGVIPAGADAHSYVAQLCAGAETVLAPSGTPGPTPAATAAETERVLRWLEAPGLRLVDVDGEWTCPVSGATRHLARHVVEPAPFERG, encoded by the coding sequence ATGAGCACGACCATGCCGACCCCGACGGGTCGAGCCGACCCGCGGTGGGAGGCGCAGCGCAGCTTCGACGAGCTGGGCCGCTCCCTGGCCGGGATCACGTTCTGCGTGGTCGACCTCGAGACGACCGGCGGGTCGGCGCAGGCCGGGTCGCGGATCACCGAGGTCGGCGCGGTCAAGGTCCGCGGCGGCGAGGTGCTCGGCGAGTTCCAGACCCTGGTCAACCCGCACACCGAGATCCCGGCGTTCATCGCCGTGCTCACCGGCATCAGCAACTCGATGGTCTCCGACGCCCCGCCGATCGAGTCCGTGCTGCCGGCGTTCCTGGAGTTCGCCGCCGGGTGCGTGCTGGTGGCCCACAACGCGCCGTTCGACGTCGGCTTCCTCAAGCACTTCGCCGCGGAGCAGGGTCGGCCGTGGCCGGCCTTCGAGGTGGTCGACACCGCCGTGCTGGCCCGCCGGGTGATCACCCGCGAGGACGCACCCAACTGCAAGCTCTCCTCGCTGGCCAAGGCGTTCCGCTCCACCACGACCCCCAACCACCGCGCGCTGTCCGACGCCCGCGCGACCGTCGACGTCCTGCACGGGCTGATGGAGCGGGTCGGCGCCCTCGGGGTGCAGACCCTCGAGGAGCTGCAGACGTTCTCCTCGCGCGTGACCTCCTCCCAGCGCAGGAAGCGACACCTGGCCGACGGGCTGCCGCACTCCCCCGGCGTCTACCTGTTCAAGGACGACGCCGACCGGATCCTCTACGTCGGCACCTCCCGCGACGTCCGCACCCGTGTCCGGTCCTACTTCACCGCCTCCGAGACCCGGTCGCGGATGGGCGAGATGGTGCGGCTGGCCTCCCACGTGACCGCGATCGAGTGCGCGACCCCGCTCGAGGCCGAGGTCCGCGAGCTGCGGCTGATCGCCCAGCACAAGCCGTCCTACAACCGGCGCTCGCGCCATCCCGAGAAGGTCACCTTCGTCAAGCTCACCCGGGAGCCGTGGCCGCGCCTGTCGCTGGTCACCAGGGTGCTCGACGACGAGGCCGACTACCTGGGGCCGTTCGGCTCCCGGGGGGCGGCCGAGCGCTGCCTGGCGGCGCTGCACGACACCTTCCCGGTCCGGCAGTGCTCCGGCCGGCTGGCCCGCCGTCCCTCGCGCACGGCGTGCGTGCTGGCCGAGATGGGCCGGTGCCTGTCGCCCTGCGACGGCAGCGTCGACGAGCACACCTACGCAGCCGTCGTCCGCCGGCTGCGCGAGACGCTGCTGCAGCGCCCCGACGACGTCGTCGAGGCGGTCAACGCCAAGATGGCCGCGCTGGCCGCCGAGGAGCGCTTCGAGGAGGCCGGCGTCCACCGCGACCGGTTGGCCGCCTTCGTGCGGGCCGCGGCGCGCACCCAGCGGCTCACCTCGCTGACCCACTGCCCGCAGGTGGTCGCCACCCGCCGCGAGGACGACGGCCGGTGGGCCGTGCACGTCGTCCGCTACGGCCGGCTCGCCGCCGCCGGCGTCATCCCCGCCGGCGCCGACGCCCACTCCTACGTCGCCCAGCTCTGCGCGGGCGCCGAGACCGTGCTCGCGCCGTCCGGCACCCCGGGGCCGACGCCGGCCGCGACGGCCGCCGAGACCGAGCGGGTGCTGAGGTGGCTCGAGGCGCCCGGGCTGCGCCTGGTCGACGTCGACGGCGAGTGGACCTGCCCGGTCTCCGGTGCCACCCGGCACCTGGCCCGCCACGTCGTCGAGCCGGCGCCGTTCGAGCGGGGCTGA
- a CDS encoding Rv3143 family two-component system response regulator has translation MTDDTRPAPRLKVLVYSDDANTRQQVILALGRRPHPDLPELEYIEVATEPVVIQNMDAGHVGLAILDGEAAPAGGMGIAKQLKDEIFRCPPLLVLTGRPQDAWLATWSRADAAVPHPIDPIQLAVSVIGLLRSRVPATP, from the coding sequence GTGACCGACGACACGCGCCCCGCACCCCGTCTGAAGGTGCTCGTCTACAGCGACGACGCGAACACCCGCCAGCAGGTGATCCTCGCGCTCGGACGGCGTCCGCACCCGGACCTCCCCGAGCTCGAGTACATCGAGGTGGCCACGGAGCCGGTCGTCATCCAGAACATGGACGCCGGCCACGTCGGCCTCGCGATCCTCGACGGCGAGGCCGCTCCCGCGGGCGGGATGGGCATCGCCAAGCAGCTCAAGGACGAGATCTTCCGGTGCCCGCCGCTGCTGGTGCTCACCGGCCGCCCGCAGGACGCGTGGCTGGCCACGTGGTCGCGCGCCGACGCCGCCGTCCCGCACCCGATCGACCCGATCCAGCTCGCCGTGTCCGTGATCGGCCTGCTGCGCTCCCGCGTCCCTGCGACGCCGTGA
- the qcrC gene encoding cytochrome bc1 complex diheme cytochrome c subunit: MRFLNRSAGRLSRHRRGPLAGLAVLLLGLLLTGGLYSTLSPGAQADETSTSAEDVQAGRELFLVGCAFCHGQNGEGVLTQSGTQYGPPLTDVGAASVDFQVGTGRMPMAQPGQQAVRKPPVYNEDEIRQLAAYVDSLGTGPAIPDASAYSLPDDLTEEERQEAISRGGQIFLTNCTACHNFDGSGGAMPRGGFAPTLRGVEAKHIYEALLTGPQSMPSFSDGNLTPDEKRDVIAYLKTTEEKPGYAGFSLGSLGPVSEGVAAWLIGIGGLVGAAIWIAAHTTRTDRKKPTDHTRVNLPSGAPGPDQTGAAS; the protein is encoded by the coding sequence GTGCGCTTCCTGAACCGCTCCGCCGGTCGCCTCTCCCGGCACCGCAGGGGGCCGCTCGCCGGCCTGGCGGTGCTGCTGCTCGGCCTCCTGCTCACCGGAGGGCTGTACTCCACCCTCTCCCCCGGCGCCCAGGCCGACGAGACCAGCACCAGCGCCGAGGACGTCCAGGCCGGTCGCGAGCTCTTCCTCGTCGGCTGCGCCTTCTGCCACGGCCAGAACGGCGAGGGCGTGCTGACCCAGAGCGGCACCCAGTACGGACCGCCGCTCACCGACGTCGGCGCCGCCTCGGTCGACTTCCAGGTCGGCACCGGCCGGATGCCGATGGCCCAGCCCGGTCAGCAGGCCGTCCGCAAGCCGCCGGTCTACAACGAGGACGAGATCCGCCAGCTCGCCGCCTACGTCGACTCGCTCGGCACCGGCCCGGCCATCCCGGACGCCTCGGCCTACTCGCTGCCCGACGACCTGACCGAGGAGGAGCGCCAGGAGGCGATCTCCCGCGGCGGCCAGATCTTCCTGACCAACTGCACCGCCTGCCACAACTTCGACGGCTCCGGCGGCGCGATGCCCCGCGGCGGGTTCGCGCCCACCCTGCGCGGCGTCGAGGCCAAGCACATCTACGAGGCCCTGCTCACCGGCCCGCAGTCGATGCCGTCGTTCTCCGACGGCAACCTGACGCCCGACGAGAAGCGCGACGTCATCGCCTACCTCAAGACGACCGAGGAGAAGCCCGGTTACGCCGGGTTCTCCCTCGGCAGCCTCGGCCCGGTGAGCGAGGGCGTGGCGGCCTGGCTGATCGGCATCGGCGGCCTCGTCGGCGCCGCGATCTGGATCGCCGCGCACACCACGCGCACCGACCGCAAGAAGCCCACCGACCACACCCGCGTCAACCTGCCCTCGGGCGCGCCGGGCCCCGACCAGACGGGAGCAGCCTCGTGA
- a CDS encoding YgjV family protein has product MSWLDILGWGGSALLVFSLLQARVLRFRALNLVACVILVAFNALLEVWPMVGMNAVLSLINIWFLVKLQRERHDDAAFQVVEVGRDDAYLRHLLTLHRDDITRFQPDFVPATAAERDHAFVVLRGDEAVGVVLLDADGDVARVRLDYVTPRYRDFTPGEFVWRDSGVLATLGFRHVTSPPGMVGAYYDRVGFRRDGQEYVLDL; this is encoded by the coding sequence ATGAGCTGGCTGGACATCCTGGGCTGGGGCGGCAGCGCCCTGCTCGTCTTCTCGTTGCTGCAGGCGCGGGTGCTGCGCTTCCGCGCGCTCAACCTCGTCGCCTGCGTGATCCTGGTGGCCTTCAACGCGCTGCTCGAGGTCTGGCCGATGGTCGGCATGAACGCGGTGCTGTCCCTCATCAACATCTGGTTCCTGGTCAAGCTCCAGCGCGAGCGGCACGACGACGCGGCGTTCCAGGTCGTCGAGGTCGGCCGCGACGACGCCTACCTGCGCCACCTGCTCACCCTGCACCGCGACGACATCACCCGGTTCCAGCCCGACTTCGTCCCCGCGACGGCGGCCGAGCGCGACCACGCCTTCGTCGTCCTGCGGGGCGACGAGGCGGTCGGCGTCGTCCTGCTCGACGCCGACGGCGACGTGGCCCGGGTCCGGCTCGACTACGTGACGCCCCGCTACCGCGACTTCACCCCGGGCGAGTTCGTCTGGCGCGACAGCGGGGTCCTGGCGACGCTCGGCTTCCGCCACGTGACGTCCCCGCCGGGCATGGTCGGCGCCTACTACGACCGGGTCGGCTTCCGTCGCGACGGCCAGGAGTACGTGCTCGACCTCTGA